A DNA window from Streptomyces sp. 71268 contains the following coding sequences:
- a CDS encoding PP2C family protein-serine/threonine phosphatase: MIGTKAVGATRTAPARGSRLLATVLPGLWVLAVLALELTVPPGLRLEPLLAAAPALALALGGECKRVLLGGACALLALVPMAKFGPRDPSSAPLGTCCSILIVLVACGLANRRRQRLVHELDRTRSVAVAAQRTLLRPLPHRIDQLALAGGQLSASRDAVVGGDLYEAVATPYGVRIVIGDVRGHGLAALDTVAAVLGSFREAAHDEAELAGVLRRLERTLRRHLRERVAASASAVGPGHPVAEEFVTVLLLEVRPSGEVMALNCGHPWPFLLVGQGLGGPAGPRRPGPYGTGPHGTGRRVLPHRSSLPRVRQLAPGESMPPLGLFPLPELPAPTRCVLLLPGEALVLYTDGAEDARNAAGDFFPLAWALTEAARGGPVHPQAVVDRVRGALLRHTDGRLGDDAALLVLRNDRSRVPAQSPVPVPLASDARLS; the protein is encoded by the coding sequence ATGATCGGAACCAAGGCGGTGGGCGCGACGCGAACGGCGCCGGCGCGAGGCTCTCGGCTGCTCGCGACCGTCCTGCCGGGCCTGTGGGTGCTCGCGGTGCTGGCCCTGGAGCTGACCGTTCCGCCCGGGCTGCGCCTCGAACCGCTGCTGGCCGCCGCCCCCGCGCTGGCCCTCGCCCTGGGCGGCGAGTGCAAGCGGGTGCTGCTTGGCGGCGCGTGCGCACTTCTGGCCCTGGTGCCGATGGCGAAGTTCGGGCCGCGTGACCCGTCGAGCGCGCCCCTGGGCACCTGCTGCTCGATCCTCATCGTGCTCGTTGCCTGCGGACTGGCCAACCGGCGCAGGCAGCGTCTGGTGCACGAGTTGGACCGCACCCGGAGCGTGGCCGTCGCCGCCCAGCGGACCCTGCTGCGTCCGCTGCCTCACCGCATCGACCAACTCGCCCTGGCCGGCGGCCAGTTGTCCGCCAGTCGGGACGCGGTGGTCGGCGGTGACCTGTACGAGGCGGTGGCCACTCCGTACGGGGTGCGGATCGTCATCGGCGACGTACGCGGGCACGGCCTGGCCGCGCTCGACACCGTCGCCGCCGTACTCGGCAGCTTCCGGGAGGCCGCGCACGACGAGGCCGAACTCGCCGGCGTCCTGCGGCGCCTGGAGCGCACCCTGCGGCGGCACCTGCGCGAGCGCGTGGCGGCGTCGGCGTCCGCCGTGGGGCCCGGGCACCCGGTCGCCGAGGAGTTCGTCACCGTGCTGCTGCTTGAGGTGCGGCCATCGGGCGAGGTGATGGCGCTCAACTGCGGCCACCCGTGGCCGTTCCTGCTGGTGGGCCAGGGCCTTGGCGGCCCGGCCGGCCCCCGGCGGCCGGGCCCGTACGGAACCGGGCCGCACGGGACCGGGCGGCGCGTGCTGCCGCACCGGTCGTCGCTGCCCCGGGTGCGGCAACTGGCGCCGGGCGAGAGCATGCCGCCGCTGGGCCTGTTCCCGCTGCCCGAACTGCCGGCGCCCACCCGCTGCGTGCTGCTGCTCCCCGGGGAGGCGCTGGTGCTCTACACCGACGGAGCCGAGGACGCCCGCAACGCCGCCGGCGACTTCTTCCCGCTGGCCTGGGCGCTGACGGAGGCCGCGCGCGGCGGACCGGTGCACCCGCAGGCCGTCGTCGACCGGGTGCGCGGCGCCCTGCTGCGGCACACCGACGGACGGCTCGGTGACGACGCGGCGCTCCTCGTCCTGCGCAACGACCGCAGCCGGGTGCCCGCCCAGTCGCCCGTGCCGGTGCCACTCGCGAGCGACGCACGGCTCTCCTAG
- the pheT gene encoding phenylalanine--tRNA ligase subunit beta: MRIPLSWLREYVDLPAGETGRDVQAKLVAAGLEVETVEQLGAGLTGPLVVGKVLAIEVLEGFKKPIRYCQVDVGQANGTGEPQNIICGATNFAVGDKVVVVLPGAELPGGFKISARKTYGHVSEGMICSASELGMSDDHDGIIVLPPEHEVGTDAIELLELRDEVLDIAVTPDRGYCLSLRGVARETATAYGLPLRDPALLDVPAPNGYGYPVSVADPAGCDRFTARTVVGLSPEARSPIWLQRRLQKAGMRPISLTVDVANYVMLELGQPLHTYDRSRVSGTIGVRRATPGEKLTTLEGVKRVLDAEDLVITDDNGPIGLAGVMGGANTEIADVAQDPTSGESVGTTDVVIEAAHFDAVSIARTARRHKISSEASRRFERGVDPEATSAAAQRAVDLLVLLAGGTAEAGVTEVTAPSGPRTITMSADHPDRVAGVAYGRETVVRRLQEVGCDVYGQDELVVTVPSWRPDLSAPNDLAEEVIRLEGYANLPATLPQPPAGRGLTERQRLHRRVGRALAGAGYTEAPNYPFTSEEILDQLGLDSDDPRRATVRLANPLSDTEPLLRTTLLPGLLGALRRNDGRGEHDLALFETGLVFRAAATPDEVAVAAVRLPVDRRPSDAEIAALNTALPRQPRRAAVVLAGTRERAGWWGKGRPADWSDAIEAGRAVARQAGVELIVRQDQQAPWHPGRCAALLAVVDGQEVLVGNAGELHPRVIKTLGLPERTSAMEIELDRLERATPGPVQAPHVSTFPVATRDVALIVDASVPAADVEAALREGAGELLESVRLFDQFTGEQLGAGKKSLAYALRLRASDRTLTADEASAARDAAVATAVERTGAALRGA, encoded by the coding sequence ATGCGAATCCCGCTTTCCTGGCTGCGGGAGTACGTGGACCTGCCAGCCGGTGAGACCGGCCGTGACGTGCAGGCCAAGCTCGTCGCCGCCGGTCTTGAGGTGGAGACCGTCGAGCAGCTCGGCGCCGGGCTCACCGGCCCACTCGTCGTCGGCAAGGTGCTCGCCATCGAGGTGCTCGAAGGCTTCAAGAAGCCCATCCGCTACTGCCAGGTCGACGTCGGCCAGGCCAACGGGACGGGCGAGCCGCAGAACATCATCTGCGGTGCCACCAACTTCGCGGTCGGCGACAAGGTCGTCGTCGTGCTGCCCGGGGCCGAACTGCCCGGCGGCTTCAAGATCTCCGCGCGCAAGACGTACGGCCACGTCTCCGAGGGCATGATCTGCTCCGCCAGCGAGCTGGGCATGTCCGACGACCACGACGGCATCATCGTGCTGCCGCCCGAGCACGAGGTGGGCACCGACGCCATCGAACTGCTGGAGCTGCGGGACGAGGTGCTCGACATCGCGGTCACGCCCGACCGTGGCTACTGCCTGTCGCTGCGCGGCGTCGCCCGCGAGACCGCCACCGCCTACGGGCTGCCGCTGCGCGACCCGGCCCTGCTGGACGTGCCGGCGCCCAACGGCTACGGCTACCCGGTGAGCGTCGCGGACCCGGCGGGCTGTGACCGGTTCACCGCGCGTACCGTCGTCGGCCTCTCGCCCGAGGCGCGCTCGCCGATCTGGCTCCAGCGCCGCCTGCAGAAGGCCGGCATGCGGCCCATCTCGCTGACCGTGGACGTCGCCAACTACGTGATGCTCGAACTCGGCCAGCCGCTCCACACCTACGACCGGTCCCGGGTCAGCGGCACCATCGGCGTCCGGCGGGCCACCCCGGGCGAGAAGCTCACCACGCTGGAGGGCGTCAAGCGGGTCCTGGACGCCGAGGACCTGGTGATCACCGACGACAACGGGCCCATCGGCCTCGCCGGGGTCATGGGTGGCGCCAACACCGAGATCGCCGACGTCGCCCAGGACCCGACCTCCGGCGAGAGCGTCGGCACCACCGACGTAGTGATCGAGGCCGCGCACTTCGACGCCGTCTCCATCGCCCGCACCGCCCGCCGTCACAAGATCTCGTCGGAGGCGTCCCGGCGCTTCGAGCGGGGCGTCGACCCGGAGGCGACCTCCGCCGCCGCGCAGCGCGCCGTCGACCTGCTCGTACTGCTCGCCGGCGGCACGGCCGAGGCCGGCGTCACCGAGGTCACCGCGCCCAGCGGTCCGCGCACCATCACGATGTCCGCCGACCACCCCGACCGGGTCGCCGGCGTCGCCTACGGGCGCGAGACCGTCGTCCGGCGCCTCCAGGAGGTCGGCTGCGACGTCTACGGGCAGGACGAGCTGGTGGTCACCGTCCCGAGCTGGCGGCCGGACCTGAGCGCCCCCAACGACCTCGCCGAGGAGGTCATCCGCCTGGAGGGGTACGCCAACCTGCCCGCCACGCTGCCCCAGCCGCCGGCCGGGCGCGGCCTGACCGAGCGTCAGCGGCTGCACCGCCGGGTCGGCCGGGCGCTGGCCGGTGCCGGCTACACCGAGGCACCGAACTACCCGTTCACCAGCGAGGAGATCCTCGACCAGCTCGGGTTGGACTCCGACGACCCGCGGCGCGCGACCGTACGCCTGGCCAACCCGCTCTCGGACACCGAGCCGCTGCTGCGCACCACGCTGCTGCCGGGGCTGCTGGGCGCGCTGCGCCGCAACGACGGCCGAGGCGAGCACGACCTCGCGCTGTTCGAGACCGGCCTGGTCTTCCGCGCGGCGGCGACCCCCGACGAGGTGGCCGTGGCCGCCGTGCGGCTGCCGGTGGACCGTCGGCCCAGCGACGCGGAGATCGCCGCGCTGAACACGGCCCTGCCGCGGCAGCCGCGCCGCGCCGCGGTCGTGCTGGCCGGCACCCGCGAGCGCGCGGGCTGGTGGGGCAAGGGCCGCCCGGCGGACTGGAGCGACGCCATCGAGGCCGGGCGCGCGGTCGCCCGACAGGCGGGCGTCGAGCTGATCGTCCGCCAGGACCAGCAGGCCCCCTGGCACCCCGGCCGCTGCGCCGCGCTGCTGGCCGTCGTGGACGGCCAGGAGGTGCTGGTCGGCAACGCTGGCGAGCTGCACCCGCGGGTGATCAAGACGCTCGGCCTGCCGGAGCGCACCAGCGCCATGGAGATCGAGCTCGACCGCCTGGAGCGGGCGACCCCGGGACCCGTACAGGCGCCGCACGTGTCCACCTTCCCGGTGGCCACCCGCGACGTCGCGCTGATCGTCGACGCCTCGGTGCCGGCCGCCGACGTGGAGGCGGCGCTGCGGGAGGGCGCTGGCGAACTGCTCGAATCGGTGCGGCTGTTCGACCAGTTCACCGGCGAGCAGCTCGGCGCGGGCAAGAAGTCGCTGGCCTACGCGCTGCGGCTGCGGGCGAGCGACCGCACGCTCACCGCTGACGAGGCGTCGGCGGCCCGGGACGCGGCGGTCGCGACCGCCGTCGAGCGCACCGGGGCCGCGCTGCGCGGAGCCTGA